The Allocoprobacillus halotolerans nucleotide sequence ATATGGGGTGAAATCTATGTGTGGTATTATAACAATTTGTAATTATACGAAACATTTACTTGATTATGATGAGAAAATCATGACAATGACAAAACTTTTACACAAACGTGGTCCTGATCATATGGGATATTTTATGACACCCCATTGTTTAATGGGACATACACGTTTAGCTATTATTGATTTAAAAAATGGACACCAACCAATTCTTTATACGCATCATGACCGTACTTATCGCATGACTTATAATGGAGAAATTTATAATATGACAGAAATCAAAAATCAATTGATTGAACGTGGATATACATTTCAAACAATGAGTGATAGTGAGGTTATTTTAGCTGCCTATATTGAATATCAGGAACATTGTCTTGATTTATTGGAAGGAATTTTTGCGTTTGCGATAGATGATGGTGAAAAACTCTTTGCTGCTAGAGATCCTCTAGGTGTTAAACCTCTTTACTATACCTTACAAAATGGAACTTTGGTTATTGCCAGTGAAATCAAAAGTCTTTTAAGTTATCTTGGTCAAGCTATCGTTGATGAAAAGGGTGTGAAAGAACTCTTAGGATTGGGACCAAGTTTAACACCAGGGCATACAGTTTATAAAAACATTTATGCCTTAAGACCTGGCTATTACCTCTATTTTCAAAAAGATATACAGGTTCATTGTTATTGGAAATTACATGATGCATCACATGATGAAGATTTACCAGAAACCATTCAACATGTTCGTCATCTTGTCATCAAAAGCATTCAGCACCAATTATTAAGTGATGTCCCTTTATCAACAATGTTGTCAGGTGGATTAGATTCCAGCATTATCACGGCTGTTACATCTCAATATATCCACCCACTTTCCACGTATAGTGTGACTTATGAAGATCAAAATAAATATTTTCAAGCCTATGATTATCAAACAACAATGGATGATGAATATATTCATCAGATGGTCACACGTTATTCAACTCATCATCATTCTATCGTTTTAAAACAAACTGATTTAATTGAAACTTTAAAAGAATCTTTGATTGCTAGAGATATGCCAGGAATGGCAGACATTGATGCCAGTTTTTTACTCTTTTCAAAAGCCATTGCCAAAGAAAATAAAGTGGCATTATCTGGAGAATGTGCAGATGAAATTTTTGGTGGTTATCCTTGGTTTTATAAACCAGAGCTATACCAATTACCATATTTTCCATGGATGCGTGACTTAGATCAAAAACTTGATATGTTTAATGATAAAGTTCAAAAATTACATTTAAAAGATTATATTATTCAACGTTATCAAGAAACATTACAAGAAATTCATACTGATAATCGTAAAAAACAACTCATTTATTTAAATACACAATGGTTCATGCAAACATTACTCACACGTGCTGATAGCCAAACAATGCGTGCTTCTTTGGAAGTGAGAGTTCCATTTGCATCGACTGAAATACTACAATATCTTTACAATATGCCTGAAGAATATATGTTTTATAAAGGAGAAGAAAAAGGTATTCTTCGTCAAGCTTTCGCTGATTTTTTACCTGAAGATATTATTCATCGTAAAAAGAATCCTTATCCTAAAACCTATTCTCCTCTTTATGAACAACTTATTGAAGAAAAATTAAAAGAATCCCTTAAGGATCCTTCCAATCTTTTATTTCAATTTTTCGATAGACAAAAACTTGAAAACTTCATTCAAACACATGGTCAAAGTTTTTCAGCGCCTTGGTTTGGACAACTGATGATGGGTCCACAACTCATGGCCTATTTCTATCAAATCTATCTATGGGGGCAAATTTATCATATTCAACTTGAATTTTAAGCAGGGCATCCTGCTTTTTTATATATTTTCTTCATAATAGGAATGTGGATGCTCCTGCAAATAAGAATCAATAACCTGTCGTCCAAGATCAGGATAATTGGTAATTAAGCCACTGACTCCCATATCTAAATATTGACGCATTTTCTTTTCATCATCCACTGTCCAAACATAAATAGGAATCATCTGAGAAATCGCTTTTTGAATCAAAGAAGTACTCGCTCGACTTTGTTCAATAGCGAGAAAATCAATATCCATACTCCATATACTTGCATCAATATCACCAATACTTCCATAAATGCAATAGCCTACCCACCAATCGGGATAAAGACGATGCAAATAGGCAACAGTGGGATAATGCAATGACATAAACATGGATTGTGAAGAAAATTGATATTGATTGACAATTTGACTAACCTGATCAATCATTTCTTGATAGTTTTCATCATTTGGTTTTAATTCAATCAATAATTTGATATGAAGGTGCTGTTGTTGTATTTTTTGAATCAAATGTTCTAAAGTCACAGGATGTGCTGTCATTTGTGATGATTTTAATGTCACATCTTCAAATTGTGTAGCTGTTAAATCTGCCACTGGTGAAGAACTATCGGATAATCTAGACATTGTTGTATCATGATAAACAACAGGAATGCCATCTTTTGATAACTGGATATCAATTTCAGCAAAATCTCCACCGCATATTTTGGCATTTTCAACCGCTTCAAAAGTATTTTCAATAGCATAACCAGAACCACGATGTCCTATCACATATGGCTTGTGGAGTCTTAAATCCTGATGAAAATAGATAATAGCCACAATTCCAACACATATAACACAGGCAATTTTAATATATTTTTGATAAGTTTGAATCCAATGTATTTGTGATAAACTTTGCTTAAGACTTGCTAATGTTTCTCCTGATCCTTTTTGAAAACGTGTTAAGAATTGTTGCAAATGTGAAGTATCCATATCTAAATCTTGGATTGTTTTTATTTCTGTTTCATATTGACAAAATAGTGAAATCAGATAATTCAAAAAGAAAATCATTCCCAGCATTGTCAATAAATAAATCCCAATATATTGTAAAACACTATAACGAAAAGATGTAAAATGAATAAAATATTTCAAAAAATAAATATTAAAATCACGATTATGTAATAATGGATAAGTTAACATACCCATGATTCCATTTTCTACCACAATCCATACAATCATTGATATGAGTAACATTAATTTTTGTTGAATCGTTACTTTTTTAAGTAACAACCATCCTTTTTGAATAGCCTGAATAAAAGAAATACGCTCTAAAGAAAGATATAAAGGAACAAATATCGTTATAATGAACAAGCTATAATAAAGAAAATAAATAAGAAGAATTAAAAATTGACCACTCTGTGTTAATTGAAGTTCACCAAAAATAAAAGCTGGTATATCCCATCTTGGTACATAATTATTAATATATCCTACATGCACCAGTGGCAACAATAATAACATATATAAACCACTTAATAAAAATGTTGGTTTATGAATATTTTTAAGATTTAAAAAGCTCTTTAAAACGATTTCTTTGAGTTGATATTTTTTTGTTGATGTTCTAAAGTTATGATTTGAATCACAACATATAAATTATAATAAATTAAAAACATCATTGCTAAAAGAAGAATCAATAAAATAATAATTCCTTGAAATGATAAAAATACTTCTATCATATTTTGATTAAATGCAATACTTACTGAAACCTTTTTTAAATATTCTTTTAAAACTAATCTTAAAAGAGGACTGAAAGCAAAGAGGATGATAAGTTTGTATATTACAGTAAATTGTAAAATATTTTTCACTAAAGAACCATACTTTTTCATATTCACTCATCATCCCCTTTTCCCTCTATCATACATAATCTTCTAAGTTTGTCAAATCTCTTTTCCAAAAATAATATTTATAAATCAAAAATGTAACTATGGTACTCATCAAAGCAATATAAAATTCAGGATAACAAAGTTCTAGACTTAAACTGAAATTAAAAGCTCCAGAAATTGTTAAGATATGCCATGTGAAAAATTCATAAATTTCCATTGCTAATAATCCTATTAAACCAATACAACTTAACATATAACTGGTATGTCCAAAATGTGTCCATATTCCGACAAGTGTCAAGATGATACATGTCACTGCAATGGGATTGTCCATTAAAATAAATCCCGATATATCCTGTATTCCCTTTTGTCCACCAAACCAGGACATAAACATCGTTGATAAACTGATTATAAAAATGATTGTCATAGCTATTTTTCTTTTCATATTGATCACCCTATCATAGTATAGTGAATTGAACTGAAAACTTTCTTAATAAATTCTTAATATTTTATAAAAGAAAACAAGACCATTACTGATCTTGTTCCTGTTTTAATCTTTCTTGTTTATTTTTCTGTGTCTTGATAACTTTTTGACGAGAGAATTCTTCACGATCTTTTTCATCTAATGATTCACTAATAAATTTCACTGTTCTTTCAAATTCAGGAATAGAAATGTTTTGTAAAGCATTCGCACGTTTTTGTGTCTTACGAATAGCATTGGCTAAACGATACACAGCATTTTCTATTTCTGCAAGTTTAACTGTCAACTCTTTAACATGATAGAAACAACGATAAGCATAATCCACTTTAGAGTTAGCTCTTTCAAAACCATAACCTAAACGAAGTGGTGTCTTTTCATAATTGACTTTTGGAATTTCTACTCCCATAACACTTCGATAAGTTACACTTATTCCTTCGTCAATAGGTACAGCCTCAACAATATCACTAATAATACCTAGTGACATATTGGCTTCTTGAAGAGCATAATATGCTTTTTGATAAGAATCAGTAATATCATCTCTAATCAATTTAACATCATCTAATAAATTCATCATTTCCTTGATGAGAACATTTCTTTTTTATCCATTAAGTCATAACCCAAATAAGCAAGCTCTAATGACTTTTTGGTTGCGATAAGATTTCCTTTCGTTGGAAAGACTTGATTAGCCATTATCTACTGCCTGTTGTAACTCTTTAATCATTGTATCTTCTTGAAGATCAAATTGAGCTACTGCTTTTTCATGATCGTAGAATTGTTCTAATACGGCATTATCAATACGATCCAATTCATTTTTAGGAAGAACTGATAATAATGTCCATCCTAAATCCAATGTTTCTTCAATAGATCGGTTTGTATTGAAGCCTTGATTAAGGAAATGTTGTTCAAATAAACGTCCAAATTCCATATATTTTCTATCCACTGGTGTTAATTCATCTTCACCAATAACTGATGTCAATGATTTAACATCCTGGACATGTGCATAAGCAGCAAATAACTGGTTAGATACATCTGAATGATCTTTTCTTGTATAACCTTCACCAATACCATCTTTCATCAAACGTGAAAGTGATGGAAGAACACTCACTGGTGGATAGATACCCATTGAATTCAATTCTGAATCAAGTGTAATCTGTCCTTCTGTAATGTATCCAGTTAAGTCTGGTACAGGGTGTGTAATATCATTGTTAGGCATTGTGAGAATTGGGATTTGTGTCACTGAACCTTTGGCTGATTTAGAAATACCAGCTCTTTCATATAAAGAAGCTAAGTCAGAATATAAATATCCTGGATAACCTTTACGTCCTGGAATTTCACCTTTACTTGATGAGAATTCACGTAAAGCTTCACAATATGAAGTGACATCTGTATAAATAACCAAAACATGCATATCATGTTCATAAGCCAAATATTCAGCGGCAGTTAAAGCACAACGAGGTGTTAATGTACGTTCAATGATTGGATCATTAGATAAGTTCAAGAACATGACAACTCTTTGCATAACGCCAGCTTCTTCAAAAGAACGTCTGAAATATTCAGCAACGTCATTTGTCACACCCATTGCGGCAAAAACAACTGCAAATCCACTACCATCATCATCTTTAACTTTGGCTTGTTTAACAATTTGAACAGCTAATTGATTGTGTGGTAACCCTGAACCAGAGAAAATTGGTAATTTTTGTCCACGAATCAATGTTGTTAAACAGTCAATAGATGAAATACCTGTATTAATATAGTTTCTTGGATAAACACGTGCAACCGGATTTAATGGCTGACCATTAATATCCATAGATTTTTCAGCATAAATATCACCAAGTCCATCAATTGGTTTTCCTGCTCCTGAGAATACACGCCCTAAAATTTCTTTAGATACAGGAAGTTCCATTGGATGACCTAATAATCTTGTTTTTGTATTAGCAAGAGATAAAGAGTTTGTTCCCTCAAAAACCTGAACAACCACTCTTTCTCCTTCAATTTGAACGATACGTCCTAAACGAGTTGAACCATCTTTTAATTGTAATTCGACCATTTCGTCATATGAAGCATCTTTAACATGATCTAATACGACTAATGAACCATTAATTTCGCTCAACCCTACATATTGTAGACTCATCACTTATTCCTCCTTTAGTCAATAGATGCAACTGCTTCATCAATTTCTTTATAATAATTATCAAATAAATCTAAATTATTATTTGGAACATCATATTTCATTTTGACAACACGATCAAAAATACCTGTTTCCAAAATCAAACGAATTGGTTTTCCAGCACTGACAACTTCTTTACCACGTTTGTATAAGTATAAGATAACTTCCATCATCTTTAACTGTTTTTCAAGTGGTACATAAGTATCATCAGGATGGAAAGCATTTTGTTGTAAATAACCAACACGCACAAGTTTAGCAACTTCGATCACTAATTTTTGATCATCAGGTAAAACATCAGAACCCATTAATTTAACGATTTCCATTAATTTTGTTTCTTCAGCTAAAATACTTGATAATTCCTGACGATCTCTTAAGAATTTAGAATCAACATTTTTATTGAACCATCTTTCAAGATCAGGCACATATTCACTATAACTTTGATTCCAGTTAATCGCAAAGTAATGACGCGCATAGGCTAAGGCTTTATCTAATGCCCAGAAAGTACGTACGAAACGTTTTGTATTTTGGGTTACTGGTTCAGAGAAATCTGATCCTTGTGGTGATACGGCACCGATAATTGTCACTGAACCTTTTGTTCCATTTAAGTTATTCATATATCCAGCACGTTCATAGAATTGTGATAAACGTGATGGCAAGTATGCTGGGAACCCTTCTTCAGCAGGCATTTCTTCCAAACGTCCAGAAATCTCACGTAAAGCTTCTGCCCAACGAGAAGTTGAATCCGCCATGATGGCAACATGGTAACCCATATCACGATAATATTCAGCAAGTGTAACTCCTGTATAAATAGAAGCCTCACGAGCAGCTACTGGCATGTTAGACGTATTAGCAATTAAGACTGTTCTGTCAGTTAAAGGTCGATTTGATTTTGGGTCAATCAATTCTCTAAATTCTTCAAGAACTTGTGTCATTTCATTACCACGTTCTCCACATCCCACATAAACGATAATATCGGCATCACACCATTTTGCTAATTGGTGCTGAGTCATTGTTTTTCCTGTACCGAAACCTCCAGGAATCGCTGCTGTTCCCCCTTTTGCAATTGGGAACAAAGTATCAATAACACGTTGTCCAGTTACAAGTGGCATTGAAATTGGTAAACGTTTTGAAACTGGTCTTGCTTGCTTAATTGGCCATTTCTGGGTTAAAGTACATTCCACAATTTGTCCATCTTCAGTTGCAATTTTCATCACCACATCATCAATCTTATATTGACCAGATGGCGCAACTTCAATAACTTTTCCTTTTGTATAAGGTGAAACCATACATTTATGCGTAATTAAGTCTGTTTCAGGAATTGTTGCATAAATATCTCCACCTTTGACTTCATCGCCAACTTTAGCAACCATTGTCACATCCCATAATTTATCTTTATCCAATGGATCAACATGGCTACCAGTAGGAATAAAAGCACCAGATTCTTTCGCAATTTCTTCTAGTGGTCTTTCAATTCCATCGAAAATATTTCTTAAAATCCCAGGCCCTAAAGTTACAGAAATAGGTTGCCCTGTTCCATAAACTGGTTCTCCCGGCTTTAATCCTGTTGTTGTTTCATAAACCTGAATTGTTGTAAGTTCTTTTTTAATAGAAATAACTTCTCCAATCAATCTGGCATGACCAACATAAACCATTTCTAACATAGAAAAGGCATTTGTATCTTTGACTGTAACAACGGGACCATTGATTGAATAAATTACATTTTCATTCACACTCATACCTCCCGTTTCTATCTAATAATTAATCCAGAATTTTTATTAAACCATTCTCTTTGATTATTTAAAGCAAAATCTAATGTTTCATCAACCACTAAAGAAGATGCTTTATTTTCAAGAATAAATCCACCAATCGTAATATCATCACTAGCTTGAACTTCAATATCTTGTCCAAAAGCTTTCACAAAAGCAGCTTTATGAGCTAAATCCTCATGAGATACATACATGATAGATTGTGAATCTTTAAAGTTATCAGCAACACGTTGAATCTTTGCTTCTACAAAAGGCATATAATCTGCACTTTTCACAAAAGCTTTTAATTCATCACGTGCTTGATCAAAGATGTTTTTTACATATTCATCTCTTTTTTCAATTAATTTTTTTGTTCTTTCAATATGACTTTCAGAAATTTCAGCAGAAGCATTAGAACTCATTTCCTCTTCTTCTTGTTTCAATTTTAAATCAGCATCTTTTTTAGCTTCAGCTTTCATTGATTCATAAGCTTCTTCCTCAAGAGCTTTCACTTCATTTAAAATTGCCTGTTCTTCACTTTTTGCTTGTCTTTCAATTTCATCTTTCATATAGAGAAATACTTGATCAATATTTTGCATAATCTATCTCTCCTATAATTTCACTCCGATAGCTTCAGATACATAACCATCAATTGTTTCACCAATTTTAGAATTACCATGACGGTCAGGTATTTCAGTAATGAGTGGTTTTTGTTGTTTTAATTTTATCTCAGATATAATATCTGGACACATATCAACTAATTTTGTAGTGACTAAGATAATGGCAATAGATGAATCTTTCATCTTTGTCTGTAATATTTCAAGAAAATCTTTTCTTGTATGCACAACCACACCTTCAATACCTACAAGTCTTAGTCCTATTAATGTATCAATATTATCGCTGATTAAGAAAAATTTCATATAATCAGACCTTTCTTATAAATATTAAGCTAAGTTGTTGATAATTAAGATTGAAATTAATAACCCATAAATGGCAACCCCTTCACCTAAGGCAACGAAAATCAAGGCTTTACCGAAGTTGTTATCATTTTCAGAGAAAGCTCCAATTGCAGCAGGAGCTGCAGCTGCAACGGCAATACCAGCACCTAATGCAGAACATCCAGTTGCTAATGCAGCAGCGATAAATCCCATACCTTGAGCAACTGTACCAACAATAGAAGCACCTTCCGCTGCAAATGCTGAACCCATAGATAAACATAAAGTTAAAGCAACAGCTCCAAAGAATCCTCCAATATGAGTGAATAAACGCCATTTTGCACTTTCTTTACTTACTTTAGAAGTAAACATTTTTACTAATGGTAAAGATAATAAAACAACAGCAATAGCAGGTAAAATAAACATCATTAAATTCATAATTTTTTCCTCCAAATATTTCTTTTTATTTTTCTTGAATTGATGTAAAAGGTTTTCCTTTTCCTTCATAGTAACGTGAGAACATTTCATAGAACTCTAAACGTAAAACTTGGATACCAACAATCATACCTTCCAAACACATAACAAAGATATTTCCAATAATCGCAACTAAAATGTATCCAAAATTAATGATTCCAGGTCCTCCGGCAACCATTTCAGCCAATGTATAAACAACCATCATCATCCCGGCATGTGATAAGACGAATCCCCCAACACGTAAGAATGACATAGTATTGGCAATAAATGTCAACATAACTTCAAATAATTCAAAGAAGGCTTCTGTAAAGAATGCTCCAAATCCATGTGGGAACATTTTTTCTCCTTCAAGTTTATGACAAAGTGGTTCTTTTAAGAAAATCATTACGATTGGCATCGCAATCAATAAGACGATATAAATAGGACCACCTAATGGTAAATTCAAACCAACAAGCATATTGGCCACAAGTAATAAAACAGATACATAGAAAATAAGTCCTGCCAAACCATTTTGAGAGAACAACATTTCTCCCCAATGTTTCTTTTTCAAATTTAAGAAAATATTAAATGCGATAGAAATAATAATCAAAACAACCCCTGTCGCAATGGCAGCCATTAATAATGTCATCGTATTTTCTGTTTCCATCGGCAAAAACATCGGTTCCATAAAGTGTTCAAATAATGCTTCACTACCAAAAATAGAACCAAAAACAAAACCAAAGATAGTACTTGAGATACCTAAACGCATTCCTACAGCACCTAATTGCATACCTTTCCATTTATAGAAGAAGTATCCTACTAGTGACAACACAATCCCTTGTCCAACATCACCAAACATCATCCCAAATAAGAATGTATAACTGATAGCGACTAAGTTTGTTGGATCAAAGTCTGTATATGATGGAACACCATACATTTCCACAAACATTCTAAATGGTCTTGAGAACCAGTTGTTTTTTAATTTTGTTGGTGGTGTTAAACGAGAATCGCTCATAGCTGAACTGATTTCTACTTTCACATCATCCAACTGTTCAAAATCTGCTTGAATCTTTTTAGCATCTTTTTCTTCAGCAAAACCATAAACGGCAGCATTTTTACCAAACACAACAACATATTTTTGTGCATCATATGTTTCATTTAATTTTTTAGAAATAGAATAAATATGATTCATTTCTGTTAAATTTTCATTAAACAATTTTTCAATTCTTTGATCAAGAACTTGAATATATTGTTTGGCTGTGTCATCTTCTTCTTTTAAAACTGTTAAAGCTTCTTTTGGTTTTCCATGAACGAATTCAGGAATATGAATACGTTCAAAATACAATGAAGAAAAGATGTTATCAATTTCTGGCGCATTATCAGCTGTTGCAAGATAGCTACAATAAGTTTCTTTTGTCCCTTTATGTAGAACTTTAAATAAGAACTTCTGTTCACCATAATATTTCAACTTATCTAAATTCACAGTTGGTAAACGTCCAAAACGAATTTGTAAATATTTACAAGAGAATAATCTATCAAAATCAATATTTGCATCAATCATATGTTCTAATTGTGAAATTGTTGCTTCATTCTCTTGAATCATTGTTAATAAATCTTCTTTTGTTTTTTCAATTTGTGCAGCTTTTTCTAATACATCGCAAAAGAATGTATCAGCTTGGATAATGTTCATTCTGACATTATCCACATCAGCACTCTTTAATTGAATATGATATTTATCCCTTGCCTCTTCCATTCTTGCAATTAAATCAGCATAAGGATTTTCACGATTTAAAACCGATAACCCTTGAACTGAATCAGCAAATCTAGAAGCAGACTCAGGATGAAAATTATCAAGATTAATAAGCTTT carries:
- a CDS encoding V-type ATP synthase subunit I — encoded protein: MAIAKLKLVEIEFPAQQYDAVLLKLINLDNFHPESASRFADSVQGLSVLNRENPYADLIARMEEARDKYHIQLKSADVDNVRMNIIQADTFFCDVLEKAAQIEKTKEDLLTMIQENEATISQLEHMIDANIDFDRLFSCKYLQIRFGRLPTVNLDKLKYYGEQKFLFKVLHKGTKETYCSYLATADNAPEIDNIFSSLYFERIHIPEFVHGKPKEALTVLKEEDDTAKQYIQVLDQRIEKLFNENLTEMNHIYSISKKLNETYDAQKYVVVFGKNAAVYGFAEEKDAKKIQADFEQLDDVKVEISSAMSDSRLTPPTKLKNNWFSRPFRMFVEMYGVPSYTDFDPTNLVAISYTFLFGMMFGDVGQGIVLSLVGYFFYKWKGMQLGAVGMRLGISSTIFGFVFGSIFGSEALFEHFMEPMFLPMETENTMTLLMAAIATGVVLIIISIAFNIFLNLKKKHWGEMLFSQNGLAGLIFYVSVLLLVANMLVGLNLPLGGPIYIVLLIAMPIVMIFLKEPLCHKLEGEKMFPHGFGAFFTEAFFELFEVMLTFIANTMSFLRVGGFVLSHAGMMMVVYTLAEMVAGGPGIINFGYILVAIIGNIFVMCLEGMIVGIQVLRLEFYEMFSRYYEGKGKPFTSIQEK
- a CDS encoding V-type ATP synthase subunit F, translating into MKFFLISDNIDTLIGLRLVGIEGVVVHTRKDFLEILQTKMKDSSIAIILVTTKLVDMCPDIISEIKLKQQKPLITEIPDRHGNSKIGETIDGYVSEAIGVKL
- a CDS encoding glycerophosphodiester phosphodiesterase family protein, with translation MLGMIFFLNYLISLFCQYETEIKTIQDLDMDTSHLQQFLTRFQKGSGETLASLKQSLSQIHWIQTYQKYIKIACVICVGIVAIIYFHQDLRLHKPYVIGHRGSGYAIENTFEAVENAKICGGDFAEIDIQLSKDGIPVVYHDTTMSRLSDSSSPVADLTATQFEDVTLKSSQMTAHPVTLEHLIQKIQQQHLHIKLLIELKPNDENYQEMIDQVSQIVNQYQFSSQSMFMSLHYPTVAYLHRLYPDWWVGYCIYGSIGDIDASIWSMDIDFLAIEQSRASTSLIQKAISQMIPIYVWTVDDEKKMRQYLDMGVSGLITNYPDLGRQVIDSYLQEHPHSYYEENI
- a CDS encoding V-type ATP synthase subunit B, which codes for MSLQYVGLSEINGSLVVLDHVKDASYDEMVELQLKDGSTRLGRIVQIEGERVVVQVFEGTNSLSLANTKTRLLGHPMELPVSKEILGRVFSGAGKPIDGLGDIYAEKSMDINGQPLNPVARVYPRNYINTGISSIDCLTTLIRGQKLPIFSGSGLPHNQLAVQIVKQAKVKDDDGSGFAVVFAAMGVTNDVAEYFRRSFEEAGVMQRVVMFLNLSNDPIIERTLTPRCALTAAEYLAYEHDMHVLVIYTDVTSYCEALREFSSSKGEIPGRKGYPGYLYSDLASLYERAGISKSAKGSVTQIPILTMPNNDITHPVPDLTGYITEGQITLDSELNSMGIYPPVSVLPSLSRLMKDGIGEGYTRKDHSDVSNQLFAAYAHVQDVKSLTSVIGEDELTPVDRKYMEFGRLFEQHFLNQGFNTNRSIEETLDLGWTLLSVLPKNELDRIDNAVLEQFYDHEKAVAQFDLQEDTMIKELQQAVDNG
- a CDS encoding ATP synthase subunit C; this translates as MNLMMFILPAIAVVLLSLPLVKMFTSKVSKESAKWRLFTHIGGFFGAVALTLCLSMGSAFAAEGASIVGTVAQGMGFIAAALATGCSALGAGIAVAAAAPAAIGAFSENDNNFGKALIFVALGEGVAIYGLLISILIINNLA
- a CDS encoding V-type ATP synthase subunit A translates to MNENVIYSINGPVVTVKDTNAFSMLEMVYVGHARLIGEVISIKKELTTIQVYETTTGLKPGEPVYGTGQPISVTLGPGILRNIFDGIERPLEEIAKESGAFIPTGSHVDPLDKDKLWDVTMVAKVGDEVKGGDIYATIPETDLITHKCMVSPYTKGKVIEVAPSGQYKIDDVVMKIATEDGQIVECTLTQKWPIKQARPVSKRLPISMPLVTGQRVIDTLFPIAKGGTAAIPGGFGTGKTMTQHQLAKWCDADIIVYVGCGERGNEMTQVLEEFRELIDPKSNRPLTDRTVLIANTSNMPVAAREASIYTGVTLAEYYRDMGYHVAIMADSTSRWAEALREISGRLEEMPAEEGFPAYLPSRLSQFYERAGYMNNLNGTKGSVTIIGAVSPQGSDFSEPVTQNTKRFVRTFWALDKALAYARHYFAINWNQSYSEYVPDLERWFNKNVDSKFLRDRQELSSILAEETKLMEIVKLMGSDVLPDDQKLVIEVAKLVRVGYLQQNAFHPDDTYVPLEKQLKMMEVILYLYKRGKEVVSAGKPIRLILETGIFDRVVKMKYDVPNNNLDLFDNYYKEIDEAVASID
- a CDS encoding V-type ATP synthase subunit E, with amino-acid sequence MQNIDQVFLYMKDEIERQAKSEEQAILNEVKALEEEAYESMKAEAKKDADLKLKQEEEEMSSNASAEISESHIERTKKLIEKRDEYVKNIFDQARDELKAFVKSADYMPFVEAKIQRVADNFKDSQSIMYVSHEDLAHKAAFVKAFGQDIEVQASDDITIGGFILENKASSLVVDETLDFALNNQREWFNKNSGLIIR
- the asnB gene encoding asparagine synthase (glutamine-hydrolyzing): MCGIITICNYTKHLLDYDEKIMTMTKLLHKRGPDHMGYFMTPHCLMGHTRLAIIDLKNGHQPILYTHHDRTYRMTYNGEIYNMTEIKNQLIERGYTFQTMSDSEVILAAYIEYQEHCLDLLEGIFAFAIDDGEKLFAARDPLGVKPLYYTLQNGTLVIASEIKSLLSYLGQAIVDEKGVKELLGLGPSLTPGHTVYKNIYALRPGYYLYFQKDIQVHCYWKLHDASHDEDLPETIQHVRHLVIKSIQHQLLSDVPLSTMLSGGLDSSIITAVTSQYIHPLSTYSVTYEDQNKYFQAYDYQTTMDDEYIHQMVTRYSTHHHSIVLKQTDLIETLKESLIARDMPGMADIDASFLLFSKAIAKENKVALSGECADEIFGGYPWFYKPELYQLPYFPWMRDLDQKLDMFNDKVQKLHLKDYIIQRYQETLQEIHTDNRKKQLIYLNTQWFMQTLLTRADSQTMRASLEVRVPFASTEILQYLYNMPEEYMFYKGEEKGILRQAFADFLPEDIIHRKKNPYPKTYSPLYEQLIEEKLKESLKDPSNLLFQFFDRQKLENFIQTHGQSFSAPWFGQLMMGPQLMAYFYQIYLWGQIYHIQLEF